From the Candidatus Liberibacter asiaticus genome, the window GAACGCCAGCTATATGAATCCGCTCTCAATCGCATGGTCAGAGAAATCGCTGCTGTAAATAGTATCTCTGAACCAGAAGCCATTAATCTCATTGAAGTTAATTTATCTTCAAAAAGCTCTAAAACAGAAAAATCAACAAGCGAAAATCAAGATAAAGCCGCATAGTATTCTATAGAAAACATTAATATTTTCTGTTTTTCCCACAAAAAACCAGGATGGTGAGAATGTTTTTGCGTCATTCCGCTACTGGGATTGAGGAAGTAAGTGTTCTTTAGATACTTTTTTTGGTCCTCTTACTTTATTTAATGTCAGATAAGATCGCGTGGGTTTATAGAAGTAGTATATAATAAAAGAGTTGCATCGTTGATTTTAAAAGGTCATTGTACTATAAAATATTGATGCATATGGTCATTTCAAAACGTATCTTCCTGGGAAGAATGTATATTCCTAGGATTCGTGAATGTTGGATGCGATTATGCAATTGTGTATGTGAGGAAGTAAAAATTCATGGATCAGAAGGAATGCAAACTGAGCGCGGTGATGCGTGACAAAGTTGGTAAGGGCAGTGCTCGTTTATTACGTAAAAATGGTCAGATCCCTGCTATCATTTACGGCAATATGTCGGATCCAAAACCAATCGCGTTGTCAGCAAAAGACATATCTAAAAGATTGTATAGCAAGAATTTTATGACCACCATCTTAACGCTAGATATTGGGAAAGAGTTAGTCCATGTAATTCCCAAAGACTATCAGCTTGATCCAGTGAGCGATATTCTTATCCACGCAGATTTTCTACAGGTATCCGAAGGATCTACCGTCACTGTGCATGTTCCCGTCCGATTCATTAATGAAAATAAATCTCCTGGAATAAAACAAGGAGGAAAACTGAATGTCGTTTGCCATGAAGTTTCCCTGCTTTGCCCAGCAAATAACATTCCCGATTCAATTACCGTCGACCTTAATGACTTGAAGATTGGCGATAGCATACATATGGAAGATATACGCCTTCCCGAAAAAACTTCCTCTATGTCACAACTTAATATTACGATAGCAACCATTGTCGCACCTATATCAGGCTCATAGTTTTAGAATCCTTATCGCTTTTTCGAAAAATATTTTTTATCTCTTTGGTGAATTACTTTTTTCGAAAACCGATCTTTATCTTATAGCAGAGTAATGCTATGTATAATTTTCAAACCGTAAACATTTCTCAGGATTGTAGTAACACTAATTTTTAATATTTTTTTTAGGATTTTCTACTATTCGTAATCCTAATTCACGCAGTTGCTCAACACTTACAGTAGATGGTGACCCCATAAGAAGATCACAAAAATTCTGACTCATCGGGAATAAGGAAACCTCTCGCACATTCTTTGCACCCAAAAGAAGCATCACTATCCGGTCAATGCCTGCTGCTATACCTCCATGTGGAGGCATCCCACATTGAAATGCACGATATAACCCTCCAAAACGATTTTCAACAACCTCTTTGCTGATTCCCACATTAGAAAATGCTTGAAGCATCACTTCAGACATATGATTGCGAATCCCCCCTGAAGCAATTTCAAAACCATTGCACACTAAATCATATTGAAATGCTTTAATAGACAACAGATCATTTCCCTTCAGAGATTCCATCCCTCCCTGTGGCATCGTAAATGGATTATGAGCAAAGTCTATTTTTTTCTCTTCCTCATTCCACTCATAGAAAGGAAAATCCATAATCCAACAGAATTCAAAGCAATTACAATTAATTATTCCCAGCTCTTGTGCAATGTGATTTCGAGCATCAGCAGCAAATGAACAAAATTTTAGAGGATCCCCCGCGATAAAGAAACATGAATCCCCATCTTGCATATCAAGACGCACACGTATAGCCTCTGTATTGACAATATTCAAATGCTTTGCAACAGGACCCATCCCCGCCACATTACCACTTTCATCTAAACGCCAAAAAATATAAGCAAGCCCAGGCTGCCCTTGTGATCGTGCCCACTCATTCATCCGATCACAAAAGGCACGATTTCCACCTCCCCCCTTAGCTGGAATTGCCCAAACTTCATATCCTGGATTAACGGATAAGATCTTAGAAAACACCCGAAATTCAGAATGTACAAAATGCTCTGTCACGTTATGCATAATTATAGGATTACGCAAATCAGGTTTATCTGTACCATATCTACGAATAGCATCATCATAACAAATTCTTAGAAAATTATTACTCACAGTATTTCCATTAGAGAATTCTTCAAAAACTCCACGCAAAACATTTTCCATAGTATTCAAGATATCATCTTGTTCTACAAAACTCATTTCCATATCAAGTTGATAAAATTCCCCCGGAAGTCTATCAGACCTAGGATCTTCATCTCGAAAACAAGGGGCTATTTGAAAATAACGATCAAATCCGGATGCCATCAACAACTGCTTATACTGTTGTGGCGCTTGAGGAAGTGCATAAAAAGAACCTTGATTTACTCTGCTTGGGACAAGAAAATCCCTCGCCCCCTCTGGAGAAGAAGCGGTCAAAATTGGAGTAGAACATTCAATAAAATTCT encodes:
- a CDS encoding 50S ribosomal protein L25/general stress protein Ctc, which encodes MDQKECKLSAVMRDKVGKGSARLLRKNGQIPAIIYGNMSDPKPIALSAKDISKRLYSKNFMTTILTLDIGKELVHVIPKDYQLDPVSDILIHADFLQVSEGSTVTVHVPVRFINENKSPGIKQGGKLNVVCHEVSLLCPANNIPDSITVDLNDLKIGDSIHMEDIRLPEKTSSMSQLNITIATIVAPISGS
- the aspS gene encoding aspartate--tRNA ligase, with the translated sequence MHRYRTHSCGDLGVSDVGSFVRLSGWVHRVRPHGGIIFLDIRDHYGITQVVANPDSACFEIAKSVRSEWVLCIDGLVMSRSAETINANIITGQIELSAQKIEILSVAEELPLPVFGEREYPESIRFKYRFLDLRRDTLHKNIVKRTRIINSMRCRMIAENFIECSTPILTASSPEGARDFLVPSRVNQGSFYALPQAPQQYKQLLMASGFDRYFQIAPCFRDEDPRSDRLPGEFYQLDMEMSFVEQDDILNTMENVLRGVFEEFSNGNTVSNNFLRICYDDAIRRYGTDKPDLRNPIIMHNVTEHFVHSEFRVFSKILSVNPGYEVWAIPAKGGGGNRAFCDRMNEWARSQGQPGLAYIFWRLDESGNVAGMGPVAKHLNIVNTEAIRVRLDMQDGDSCFFIAGDPLKFCSFAADARNHIAQELGIINCNCFEFCWIMDFPFYEWNEEEKKIDFAHNPFTMPQGGMESLKGNDLLSIKAFQYDLVCNGFEIASGGIRNHMSEVMLQAFSNVGISKEVVENRFGGLYRAFQCGMPPHGGIAAGIDRIVMLLLGAKNVREVSLFPMSQNFCDLLMGSPSTVSVEQLRELGLRIVENPKKNIKN